Proteins encoded in a region of the Candidatus Neomarinimicrobiota bacterium genome:
- a CDS encoding fibronectin type III domain-containing protein, which yields MRKITGIILGFIFLSALPLLANDLVRGPYLQDAQLTTITILWETELATIGKVRFSTNPRILTQSSVDDEPQTLHQIGLENLKPNQTYYYQCIWKKGKTTRGKF from the coding sequence ATGCGAAAAATCACTGGAATCATTTTAGGATTTATCTTTTTATCAGCTCTGCCGTTATTAGCGAATGATCTGGTTCGTGGACCGTATTTACAGGATGCTCAGTTGACAACAATCACCATCCTATGGGAAACCGAATTGGCAACTATTGGAAAGGTTCGTTTTAGTACAAATCCACGGATACTGACCCAATCATCTGTGGATGATGAGCCTCAAACCCTGCATCAGATTGGGCTGGAGAACCTTAAGCCAAACCAGACATATTACTATCAGTGTATCTGGAAAAAGGGCAAAACGACACGGGGAAAATTTAG
- a CDS encoding lysophospholipid acyltransferase family protein: MLYHILKYLFLFIVHVFFRRIHVEHRDRVPVKGPLILAANHPNTMMDPVLVALLSGRSPHFLGKSTLFNSGIAKRFFRSVHVLPVYRKEDAEKEMGKNAQIFEKCYESLEAGNALVIMPEGISQMDGTLHEIKTGTARIGLGAEVRNAFQLGLQIIPAGINYSSPTEFFSDVHCRFGRPIDLRAYQELYARDEFEAVYQVTNQIRDALEKLTTTVESADTAAVLDNLRGIYKLELAADQGLQDELKQHDFSVTRGMADAINWYSTKFPEAFHKINRQMTHYLAKIEGLELRDDLLSTARGQKTFTRRILGLVGVLVGLPIYLWGILNNFLAYRIPAWMVKKMDTSLEYLSSIKMLSGFMAFGFFYTLQGLIIWFLTHSGPWTTIYILSLLPAGRFALYYHDTMQRYRQHLRIYTLFYKRKTLMYEIIQERMALIQALDAAKDQYMNRTEDKSDSRVGKVDSEA, translated from the coding sequence ATGCTCTATCACATCCTTAAGTATCTGTTTCTCTTTATTGTACACGTCTTCTTCCGGCGTATTCATGTAGAACATAGAGATCGTGTCCCAGTAAAAGGACCACTTATCCTGGCTGCCAATCATCCCAACACGATGATGGATCCTGTTCTGGTGGCTTTGTTATCAGGTCGCAGTCCCCATTTTCTTGGAAAAAGTACACTATTCAATTCAGGGATAGCTAAAAGGTTTTTTCGCTCGGTTCATGTCCTGCCGGTTTACCGCAAAGAAGACGCTGAAAAGGAAATGGGTAAAAATGCTCAGATCTTTGAGAAATGCTATGAATCCCTGGAAGCTGGCAATGCGCTGGTGATCATGCCTGAAGGGATCAGCCAGATGGATGGAACCTTGCATGAGATTAAAACCGGAACTGCCCGCATCGGCTTGGGAGCCGAAGTGAGAAATGCATTCCAGTTGGGACTTCAGATCATTCCAGCGGGGATCAACTATAGCTCTCCTACTGAATTCTTCAGCGATGTACATTGTCGCTTTGGCCGTCCCATTGATCTCAGGGCTTACCAGGAACTTTACGCGAGAGACGAGTTTGAAGCGGTCTACCAGGTCACAAACCAGATCCGAGATGCTCTTGAAAAACTCACAACAACAGTGGAAAGTGCTGATACAGCAGCGGTTCTAGACAATCTACGAGGGATTTACAAACTGGAACTGGCAGCGGATCAAGGACTTCAGGACGAACTGAAGCAGCATGATTTTTCAGTTACCAGAGGCATGGCTGATGCCATCAACTGGTACTCTACAAAATTTCCAGAAGCTTTTCATAAAATAAACCGCCAGATGACCCATTATTTGGCCAAAATCGAAGGCTTGGAGTTGCGTGACGACCTCCTTTCCACAGCCAGAGGTCAAAAGACCTTTACCCGCCGCATACTTGGTCTAGTGGGAGTGCTTGTGGGGCTGCCCATCTATCTTTGGGGAATTCTCAACAATTTCCTGGCCTACCGCATACCTGCTTGGATGGTGAAAAAAATGGATACATCACTGGAATACCTTTCCAGCATCAAAATGCTCTCCGGGTTTATGGCTTTTGGTTTTTTTTACACGCTACAGGGTTTGATCATCTGGTTCCTCACCCATTCCGGCCCCTGGACAACCATTTACATACTAAGCTTACTGCCTGCGGGTCGATTTGCTCTGTACTATCATGATACGATGCAACGCTATCGTCAGCACTTGCGTATTTATACTTTGTTTTACAAACGTAAGACGTTGATGTACGAGATTATTCAAGAGCGCATGGCTTTGATTCAAGCTCTTGATGCAGCCAAGGATCAGTATATGAACAGAACCGAAGATAAATCAGACTCCAGAGTCGGGAAGGTTGACTCCGAAGCCTGA
- a CDS encoding MFS transporter, whose product MKFSYGRLLLLGFGFMGTTILWGIYNAYVPIFLQAGREGFASSAGVNGFGMSATATGFIMTLDNIAALFILPFIGAWSDRIRTRIGRRKPFIAMGAPLAFIGFIGIPLMLGVSLIPFMIAIFITLFAMDVFRTPVISLMPDLTPSPKRSQANGIINLMGGIGAVLAFVVGGILFKVSVGAPFYFGGIIMLIGAAVVLYFIKEPEVPEPQEEEPGILDSLKTVVTDKDRSALMLLSAIFFWFLGYGALEVFFTSFAVNRFGIDSGQATGLLAYFSLPIVLFSPLSGYLGAKLGRRVIIIAGIVGFAVLLFWGYSIQSIDMVKIMLPLTGVTWSLILVNSLPMVLDMAPQDRLGAYTGLYYLAAQSSAIAGPIMAGKIIEMFNNNYGVGFIYGSITLIIALFFMLPVKRGEALPVT is encoded by the coding sequence ATGAAATTTAGTTATGGACGTTTGCTGCTGCTTGGTTTTGGGTTTATGGGGACTACCATTTTATGGGGTATTTACAATGCCTATGTACCCATTTTTCTCCAGGCAGGACGCGAGGGCTTTGCCAGCTCAGCTGGAGTAAATGGCTTCGGTATGAGTGCCACAGCAACTGGTTTTATCATGACCCTGGATAATATTGCTGCTCTTTTCATTCTCCCCTTCATTGGAGCCTGGTCAGATCGGATCCGAACCCGCATTGGCCGCCGGAAACCCTTTATTGCCATGGGTGCCCCACTGGCATTTATCGGATTCATTGGCATCCCCTTGATGTTGGGCGTTTCACTGATACCATTTATGATCGCCATTTTTATCACCCTGTTTGCCATGGATGTCTTTCGTACACCAGTGATCTCCCTCATGCCTGATCTCACCCCCTCACCTAAACGATCACAAGCCAATGGAATCATAAATTTAATGGGTGGCATAGGTGCTGTGTTGGCCTTCGTAGTGGGTGGAATTTTATTTAAAGTTTCAGTGGGAGCGCCTTTCTATTTTGGTGGTATCATCATGCTCATTGGGGCTGCTGTTGTTCTGTATTTCATCAAAGAACCTGAGGTTCCAGAACCCCAGGAGGAAGAACCGGGCATTCTGGATAGTCTTAAAACTGTTGTAACAGACAAAGATAGATCCGCCCTTATGCTCCTCTCGGCCATCTTCTTCTGGTTTCTGGGTTATGGAGCCCTGGAAGTATTTTTTACATCCTTTGCTGTGAATCGCTTTGGGATCGACAGTGGTCAAGCCACCGGTCTCTTGGCCTATTTTTCACTTCCCATTGTGCTTTTCTCGCCCCTGAGCGGTTATCTCGGTGCAAAACTTGGTCGCCGTGTGATCATTATTGCCGGTATCGTTGGTTTTGCTGTACTCCTGTTCTGGGGTTACTCCATCCAATCAATTGACATGGTCAAAATCATGTTGCCCCTGACCGGTGTGACCTGGTCACTGATCCTGGTCAATTCGCTTCCCATGGTGCTGGATATGGCGCCCCAGGATCGACTGGGTGCCTACACCGGACTCTACTATCTGGCAGCCCAATCATCTGCTATTGCAGGTCCCATCATGGCCGGTAAGATCATCGAAATGTTCAATAACAACTATGGAGTAGGTTTCATTTATGGCTCAATTACTCTGATCATTGCACTGTTTTTTATGCTGCCCGTGAAACGAGGAGAGGCACTCCCGGTCACCTGA
- a CDS encoding transposase, with the protein MCKTYLRITWAGLIDFALLPDSILSIDKGYIDYKWLYTLNQRSVYFVSRVKDNMKYEVTGQHRPLKNKQIIGDDLIKLQVFSASTPGKPARC; encoded by the coding sequence ATGTGTAAAACATACTTACGGATAACATGGGCCGGTTTAATAGATTTTGCATTACTACCAGACAGCATCCTGTCAATAGATAAAGGCTACATTGACTACAAATGGTTGTATACATTGAATCAACGGAGTGTCTACTTCGTTTCCAGGGTCAAAGACAATATGAAGTATGAGGTCACCGGACAGCATAGGCCCCTTAAGAATAAACAGATCATCGGGGATGACTTGATCAAGCTCCAAGTTTTTAGTGCATCGACTCCGGGTAAACCGGCGCGTTGCTAG